In a single window of the Eleginops maclovinus isolate JMC-PN-2008 ecotype Puerto Natales chromosome 6, JC_Emac_rtc_rv5, whole genome shotgun sequence genome:
- the bcl2b gene encoding apoptosis regulator Bcl-2 isoform X2 encodes MANECNRNIVEKYICHKLSKRGFAFGFDDVRDEEADNNGSIVVPAPTLVRRCREASTGPDSESVPQLCRRLPQPDPAVDIHRVLREAGDELERLYQPDFTEMSRQLYLTSTTAQRRFAEVIDELFRDGVNWGRIIAFFEFGGTVCVECASKEEMTSQVDNIAEWMTEYLNGPLSSWIQDNGGWICPLRTTAPTLDMFGHL; translated from the exons ATGGCGAATGAGTGTAATCGCAACATTGTGGAGAAGTATATCTGCCATAAACTCTCCAAACGGGGCTTCGCTTTTGGCTTCGATGATGTCCGGGATGAAGAGGCTGATAATAATGGGTCGATAGTTGTCCCTGCACCGACTTTGGTCCGCCGGTGCCGTGAAGCCAGCACCGGGCCTGACAGCGAGAGCGTTCCCCAGCTCTGCAGACGGCTCCCCCAGCCCGACCCGGCCGTCGACATCCACAGAGTCCTCCGGGAGGCTGGAGACGAACTTGAAAGACTATACCAGCCGGACTTCACGGAGATGTCTCGGCAGCTGTATCTCACCTCCACCACCGCGCAGAGGAGATTCGCCGAGGTCATAGACGAACTGTTCCGGGACGGGGTGAACTGGGGCCGGATTATCGCTTTCTTCGAGTTCGGAGGCACGGTGTGCGTGGAGTGCGCCTCGAAGGAGGAGATGACATCGCAGGTGGACAACATCGCGGAGTGGATGACAGAGTATTTAAACGGACCTCTGAGCAGCTGGATACAAGATAACGGGGGATGG ATCTGCCCATTACGCACGACAGCGCCAACGTTGGACATGTTCGGCCACTTatga
- the kdsr gene encoding 3-ketodihydrosphingosine reductase, giving the protein MSSEEALSSTITDWLFINSWWLLLPFIMLIVVAAFIVAFVLLLYMISPLISPKPLKLNGAHVVVTGGSSGIGKCIAIECYRQGAFITLVARNEAKLLQAKKELEKFAINDKQVVLCISVDVSSDYSQVESVIKQAQEKLGPVDMLVNCAGLSISGKFEDMEVDRFKKMMEVNYLGSVYPTRAVITTMKERRMGRILFVSSQAGQIGLFGYTAYSPSKFALRGLAESLQMEIKPYNIYVTVAYPPDTDTPGLAEENKTKPLETKLISETSGVCQPDQVAKIIVRDAVQGNFNCSVGPDGYMLSALTCGMSPVTSITEGLQQIVTMGLFRTIALFYLGSFDSIVRRCMIQREQSKAADKRE; this is encoded by the exons ATGTCCTCTGAAGAAGCGTTGAGCTCAACGATCACGGATTGGCTTTTTATCAACTCCTGGTGGCTCCTTCTGCCATTCATCATGCTTATTGTAGTGGCTGCCTTTATTGTTGCCTTTGTGTTGCTGTTATACATGATATCGCCTCTTATTAGTCCCAAACCTCTGAAACTGAACGGGGCCCACGTCGTG gtGACAGGAGGCTCAAGTGGGATTGGAAAATGCATTGCAATTGAGTGCTACAGACAAGGAGCATTCATTACTTTGGTTGCACGGAATGAG GCGAAATTGCTTCAAGCAAAGAAGGAGTTGGAGAAATTTGCCATCAATGACAAACAG GTGGTGCTCTGCATATCGGTGGATGTTTCGAGTGATTACAGCCAGGTGGAAAGTGTGATAAAACAG GCTCAAGAAAAGCTTGGTCCTGTGGATATGTTAGTGAACTGTGCTGGTTTATCCATTTCCGGAAAGTTTGAAGACATGGAAGTGGATCGTTTCAAA AAAATGATGGAAGTGAATTACCTTGGCAGTGTTTACCCTACGCGGGCTGTCATAACCACCATGAAGGAACGAAGGATGGGCCGCATCTTGTTCGTGTCCTCCCAAGCCGGCCAGATCGGCCTGTTTGGATACACTGCCTACTCACCATCCAAGTTTGCCCTGCGTGGCTTAGCTGAGTCTCTGCAGATGGAG ATAAAGCCTTACAATATCTATGTGACTGTGGCCTACCCGCCTGACACTGACACTCCAGGATTGGCTGAGGAAAATAAGACCAAG CCTCTAGAGACCAAATTAATCTCTGAAACCTCTGGAGTGTGTCAACCAGACCAAGTGGCCAAAATCATTGTTCGGGATGCAGTG CAGGGGAACTTCAACTGCTCTGTGGGACCCGACGGTTACATGTTATCCGCCCTCACCTGTGGAATGTCCCCTGTTACTTCCATCACAGAGGGTCTCCAGCAG ATTGTTACCATGGGGTTATTTCGGACCATCGCCCTCTTCTACCTGGGGAGTTTTGATAGTATTGTTCGCCGCTGCATGATTCAGAGGGAGCAGTCCAAAGCAGCTGACAAGAGGGAGTGA
- the vps4b gene encoding vacuolar protein sorting-associated protein 4B isoform X2 — protein MATNNNLQKAIDLASKAAQEDKAQKYEEALRLYQAAVQYFLHVVKYEAQSDKAKQSIRAKCAEYLDRAEKLKEYLKKKENAPPAKPVKESQSDDKGNESDEGDDPEKKKFQNQLSGAIVMEKPNIKWNDVAGLEGAKEALKEAVILPIKFPHLFTGKRTPWRGILLFGPPGTGKSYLAKAVATEANNSTFFSISSSDLVSKWLGESEKLVKNLFSLAREHKPSIIFIDEIDSLCGSRSENESEAARRIKTEFLVQMQGVGTDNEGVLVLGATNIPWTLDSAIRRRFEKRIYIPLPEEHARSFMFKLHLGSTANCLNETDFVTLGKKTNGYSGADISVIVRDALMQPVRKVQSATHFKRVRGPSRDDPNMLVDDLLTPCSPGDPNAIEMTWMEVPGEKLLEPVVCMSDMLRSLANTKPTVNDQDLGKLKKFTEDFGQEG, from the exons ATGGCTACCAACAATAATTTGCAG aaaGCCATTGATCTTGCCAGCAAGGCTGCTCAGGAGGATAAAGCTCAGAAATACGAAGAGGCTCTGCGACTCTACCAGGCTGCTGTTCAGTACTTCCTCCATGTGGTGAAAT ATGAAGCCCAGAGTGACAAAGCTAAACAGAGCATCCGGGCAAAATGTGCCGAATATTTGGACAGAGCAGAGAAGTTGAAGGAGTACctaaagaagaaagaaaatgctcCCCCTGCAAAGCCTGTGAAAGAGTCACAGTCTGACGACAAagg GAACGAAAGCGATGAAGGGGATGATCCAGAGAAAAAGAAATTCCAAAATCAACTCTCAG GTGCAATTGTTATGGAGAAACCAAACATCAAATGGAATGATGTTGCTGGACTAGAAGGAGCCAAGGAGGCACTGAAAGAAGCTGTTATTCTTCCAATCAAATTCCCCCACCTTTTCACGG GAAAGAGAACTCCATGGAGAGGGATCTTGCTCTTTGGACCCCCAGGAACAGGAAAGTCCTATCTGGCTAAAGCTGTTGCCACAGAGGCAAACAACTCAACcttcttctccatctcctcgTCTGATCTTGTCTCCAAATGGCTAGGAGAGAGTGAAAA GTTGGTGAAGAATCTGTTTAGCCTTGCGAGGGAACACAAGCCTTCTATTATCTTCATTGATGAGATTGACTCCCTGTGTGGCTCAAGAAGTGAAAACGAGAGTGAGGCTGCTCGACGTATTAAGACAGAGTTCCTGGTTCAGATGCAAG GTGTGGGGACTGACAACGAGGGAGTGCTGGTACTTGGAGCAACAAACATCCCATGGACCCTCGACTCAGCCATCAGAAGAAG ATTTGAGAAAAGGATCTACATCCCGCTGCCTGAAGAGCATGCCCGCTCCTTCATGTTCAAGCTCCATCTGGGCTCGACCGCCAACTGTCTCAACGAGACCGACTTTGTCACTCTGGGCAAGAAGACAAATGGATACTCAGGAGCTGATATCAGTGTCATTGTCAGAGATGCTCTAATGCAGCCTGTTCGAAAGGTCCAGTCAGCAACCCACTTCAAACGG GTACGAGGTCCATCAAGAGATGACCCCAACATGTTAGTAGATGACCTCTTGACTCCTTGCTCACCTGGCGATCCCAACGCGATTGAAATGACATGGATGGAGGTACCTGGGGAGAAGCTGTTGGAACCTGTAGTATGCATG TCTGACATGTTGAGGTCTCTGGCCAACACAAAGCCAACAGTCAATGATCAAGATCTGGGCAAACTGAAAAAATTCACAGAGGACTTTGGACAGGAAGGCTAA
- the vps4b gene encoding vacuolar protein sorting-associated protein 4B isoform X1 yields the protein MEPTTLQKAIAVAQKASVEDQAGNYEEAIQSYQHAVKYFLHIVKREPQGKEGNQKIRDKCKQYLDRVEELQEYLVMKEKAIDLASKAAQEDKAQKYEEALRLYQAAVQYFLHVVKYEAQSDKAKQSIRAKCAEYLDRAEKLKEYLKKKENAPPAKPVKESQSDDKGNESDEGDDPEKKKFQNQLSGAIVMEKPNIKWNDVAGLEGAKEALKEAVILPIKFPHLFTGKRTPWRGILLFGPPGTGKSYLAKAVATEANNSTFFSISSSDLVSKWLGESEKLVKNLFSLAREHKPSIIFIDEIDSLCGSRSENESEAARRIKTEFLVQMQGVGTDNEGVLVLGATNIPWTLDSAIRRRFEKRIYIPLPEEHARSFMFKLHLGSTANCLNETDFVTLGKKTNGYSGADISVIVRDALMQPVRKVQSATHFKRVRGPSRDDPNMLVDDLLTPCSPGDPNAIEMTWMEVPGEKLLEPVVCMSDMLRSLANTKPTVNDQDLGKLKKFTEDFGQEG from the exons ATGGAGCCAACAACTTTACAG AAAGCTATTGCTGTAGCACAGAAGGCTTCAGTAGAAGACCAGGCTGGAAACTATGAGGAAGCAATCCAATCCTACCAACATGCTGTCAAGTACTTTCTGCACATTGTAAAAC GTGAACCCCAGGGTAAAGAAGGCAACCAAAAGATCAGAGATAAATGTAAACAGTACCTGGACCGTGTGGAAGAACTACAGGAGTATCTAGTGATGAAAGAG aaaGCCATTGATCTTGCCAGCAAGGCTGCTCAGGAGGATAAAGCTCAGAAATACGAAGAGGCTCTGCGACTCTACCAGGCTGCTGTTCAGTACTTCCTCCATGTGGTGAAAT ATGAAGCCCAGAGTGACAAAGCTAAACAGAGCATCCGGGCAAAATGTGCCGAATATTTGGACAGAGCAGAGAAGTTGAAGGAGTACctaaagaagaaagaaaatgctcCCCCTGCAAAGCCTGTGAAAGAGTCACAGTCTGACGACAAagg GAACGAAAGCGATGAAGGGGATGATCCAGAGAAAAAGAAATTCCAAAATCAACTCTCAG GTGCAATTGTTATGGAGAAACCAAACATCAAATGGAATGATGTTGCTGGACTAGAAGGAGCCAAGGAGGCACTGAAAGAAGCTGTTATTCTTCCAATCAAATTCCCCCACCTTTTCACGG GAAAGAGAACTCCATGGAGAGGGATCTTGCTCTTTGGACCCCCAGGAACAGGAAAGTCCTATCTGGCTAAAGCTGTTGCCACAGAGGCAAACAACTCAACcttcttctccatctcctcgTCTGATCTTGTCTCCAAATGGCTAGGAGAGAGTGAAAA GTTGGTGAAGAATCTGTTTAGCCTTGCGAGGGAACACAAGCCTTCTATTATCTTCATTGATGAGATTGACTCCCTGTGTGGCTCAAGAAGTGAAAACGAGAGTGAGGCTGCTCGACGTATTAAGACAGAGTTCCTGGTTCAGATGCAAG GTGTGGGGACTGACAACGAGGGAGTGCTGGTACTTGGAGCAACAAACATCCCATGGACCCTCGACTCAGCCATCAGAAGAAG ATTTGAGAAAAGGATCTACATCCCGCTGCCTGAAGAGCATGCCCGCTCCTTCATGTTCAAGCTCCATCTGGGCTCGACCGCCAACTGTCTCAACGAGACCGACTTTGTCACTCTGGGCAAGAAGACAAATGGATACTCAGGAGCTGATATCAGTGTCATTGTCAGAGATGCTCTAATGCAGCCTGTTCGAAAGGTCCAGTCAGCAACCCACTTCAAACGG GTACGAGGTCCATCAAGAGATGACCCCAACATGTTAGTAGATGACCTCTTGACTCCTTGCTCACCTGGCGATCCCAACGCGATTGAAATGACATGGATGGAGGTACCTGGGGAGAAGCTGTTGGAACCTGTAGTATGCATG TCTGACATGTTGAGGTCTCTGGCCAACACAAAGCCAACAGTCAATGATCAAGATCTGGGCAAACTGAAAAAATTCACAGAGGACTTTGGACAGGAAGGCTAA
- the vps4b gene encoding vacuolar protein sorting-associated protein 4B isoform X3, with product MKEKAIDLASKAAQEDKAQKYEEALRLYQAAVQYFLHVVKYEAQSDKAKQSIRAKCAEYLDRAEKLKEYLKKKENAPPAKPVKESQSDDKGNESDEGDDPEKKKFQNQLSGAIVMEKPNIKWNDVAGLEGAKEALKEAVILPIKFPHLFTGKRTPWRGILLFGPPGTGKSYLAKAVATEANNSTFFSISSSDLVSKWLGESEKLVKNLFSLAREHKPSIIFIDEIDSLCGSRSENESEAARRIKTEFLVQMQGVGTDNEGVLVLGATNIPWTLDSAIRRRFEKRIYIPLPEEHARSFMFKLHLGSTANCLNETDFVTLGKKTNGYSGADISVIVRDALMQPVRKVQSATHFKRVRGPSRDDPNMLVDDLLTPCSPGDPNAIEMTWMEVPGEKLLEPVVCMSDMLRSLANTKPTVNDQDLGKLKKFTEDFGQEG from the exons ATGAAAGAG aaaGCCATTGATCTTGCCAGCAAGGCTGCTCAGGAGGATAAAGCTCAGAAATACGAAGAGGCTCTGCGACTCTACCAGGCTGCTGTTCAGTACTTCCTCCATGTGGTGAAAT ATGAAGCCCAGAGTGACAAAGCTAAACAGAGCATCCGGGCAAAATGTGCCGAATATTTGGACAGAGCAGAGAAGTTGAAGGAGTACctaaagaagaaagaaaatgctcCCCCTGCAAAGCCTGTGAAAGAGTCACAGTCTGACGACAAagg GAACGAAAGCGATGAAGGGGATGATCCAGAGAAAAAGAAATTCCAAAATCAACTCTCAG GTGCAATTGTTATGGAGAAACCAAACATCAAATGGAATGATGTTGCTGGACTAGAAGGAGCCAAGGAGGCACTGAAAGAAGCTGTTATTCTTCCAATCAAATTCCCCCACCTTTTCACGG GAAAGAGAACTCCATGGAGAGGGATCTTGCTCTTTGGACCCCCAGGAACAGGAAAGTCCTATCTGGCTAAAGCTGTTGCCACAGAGGCAAACAACTCAACcttcttctccatctcctcgTCTGATCTTGTCTCCAAATGGCTAGGAGAGAGTGAAAA GTTGGTGAAGAATCTGTTTAGCCTTGCGAGGGAACACAAGCCTTCTATTATCTTCATTGATGAGATTGACTCCCTGTGTGGCTCAAGAAGTGAAAACGAGAGTGAGGCTGCTCGACGTATTAAGACAGAGTTCCTGGTTCAGATGCAAG GTGTGGGGACTGACAACGAGGGAGTGCTGGTACTTGGAGCAACAAACATCCCATGGACCCTCGACTCAGCCATCAGAAGAAG ATTTGAGAAAAGGATCTACATCCCGCTGCCTGAAGAGCATGCCCGCTCCTTCATGTTCAAGCTCCATCTGGGCTCGACCGCCAACTGTCTCAACGAGACCGACTTTGTCACTCTGGGCAAGAAGACAAATGGATACTCAGGAGCTGATATCAGTGTCATTGTCAGAGATGCTCTAATGCAGCCTGTTCGAAAGGTCCAGTCAGCAACCCACTTCAAACGG GTACGAGGTCCATCAAGAGATGACCCCAACATGTTAGTAGATGACCTCTTGACTCCTTGCTCACCTGGCGATCCCAACGCGATTGAAATGACATGGATGGAGGTACCTGGGGAGAAGCTGTTGGAACCTGTAGTATGCATG TCTGACATGTTGAGGTCTCTGGCCAACACAAAGCCAACAGTCAATGATCAAGATCTGGGCAAACTGAAAAAATTCACAGAGGACTTTGGACAGGAAGGCTAA